Sequence from the Saccharopolyspora pogona genome:
AGCTTCCACCTTCGGGTGACAGAGTGGGCGAACCGAAAAGAGGAAATGCTCCCCGGAGCTTCCTGGCCGTTGGCTGGGGGTGATGGTGTGGGTGTGTTCTTTGAGAACTCAACAGCGGACTGTTTTGGTTAGTGTTCTTTTATGCCCCCGACCATGCAGGTTTTGTGTGGTTGGTGGTTTCTTTGAGTATGATGCTCGCCTTTGATGGTTTGAGTGTCTGCTGGGATTGTTCAACAGCATTGTTGGAGAGTTTGATCCTGGCTCAGGACGAACGCTGGCGGCGTGCTTAACACATGCAAGTCGAACGCTGAAGCATCTTCGGGTGTGGATGAGTGGCGAACGGGTGAGTAACACGTGGGTAATCTGCCCTGCACTCTGGGATAAGCCTTGGAAACGGGGTCTAATACCGGATATGACACACTACTGCATGGTGGTGTGTGGAAAGTTCCGGCGGTGCAGGATGAGCCCGCGGCCTATCAGCTTGTTGGTGGGGTGATGGCCTACCAAGGCGACGACGGGTAGCCGGCCTGAGAGGGTGACCGGCCACACTGGGACTGAGACACGGCCCAGACTCCTACGGGAGGCAGCAGTGGGGAATCTTGCGCAATGGGCGAAAGCCTGACGCAGCAACGCCGCGTGGGGGATGACGGCCTTCGGGTTGTAAACCTCTTTCGACATCGACGAAGGCTCCTTTTGGGGTTGACGGTAGGTGTAGAAGAAGCACCGGCTAACTACGTGCCAGCAGCCGCGGTAATACGTAGGGTGCGAGCGTTGTCCGGATTTATTGGGCGTAAAGAGCTCGTAGGCGGTTTGTCGCGTCGGCCGTGAAAACCTGCAGCTTAACTGTGGGCTTGCGGTCGATACGGGCAGACTTGAGTTCGGTAGGGGAGACTGGAATTCCTGGTGTAGCGGTGAAATGCGCAGATATCAGGAGGAACACCGGTGGCGAAGGCGGGTCTCTGGGCCGATACTGACGCTGAGGAGCGAAAGCGTGGGGAGCGAACAGGATTAGATACCCTGGTAGTCCACGCCGTAAACGTTGGGCGCTAGGTGTGGGGATGGGTTCCACTGTTTCCGCGCCGTAGCTAACGCATTAAGCGCCCCGCCTGGGGAGTACGGCCGCAAGGCTAAAACTCAAAGGAATTGACGGGGGCCCGCACAAGCGGCGGAGCATGTGGATTAATTCGATGCAACGCGAAGAACCTTACCTGGGTTTGACATGCACTAGACAGCTCCAGAGATGGGGTTTCCCTTGTGGTTGGTGTACAGGTGGTGCATGGCTGTCGTCAGCTCGTGTCGTGAGATGTTGGGTTAAGTCCCGCAACGAGCGCAACCCTTGCCCCATGTTGCCAGCGGGTTATGCCGGGGACTCGTGGGGGACTGCCGGGGTCAACTCGGAGGAAGGTGGGGACGACGTCAAGTCATCATGCCCCTTATGCCCAGGGCTTCACACATGCTACAATGGCCGGTACAGAGGGTTGCGATATCGTGAGGTGGAGCGAATCCCTTAAAGCCGGTCTCAGTTCGGATCGGGGTCTGCAACTCGACCTCGTGAAGTCGGAGTCGCTAGTAATCGCAGATCAGCATTGCTGCGGTGAATACGTTCCCGGGCCTTGTACACACCGCCCGTCACGTCATGAAAGTCGGTAACACCCGAAGCCCATGGCCCAACCCTTGTGGGGGGAGTGGTCGAAGGTGGGACTGGCGATTGGGACGAAGTCGTAACAAGGTAGCCGTACCGGAAGGTGCGGCTGGATCACCTCCTTTCTAAGGAGCAATACACGCCCCGGCCTTTGGGTTGGGAGTGTCCGAGTGAAGTACCCGACTGTGGTGCTGCTTGGGTGCTCAATGGATTGTGGAACACACTAACGTTTAGCAAAACGGTCCGCTGTTGGGTGTCTGAGGGAACACGCTTTGTGGCCTCTGTTTGGGGGTCGGGTGTTTTCTTGGTGGTTTGGTTGTTGTTTGAGAACTGTATAGTGGGTGCGAGCATCTTTGTGGCCAAGTTATGTAGGGCACATGGTGGATGCCTTGGTACCAGGGGCCGATGAAGGACGTGGGAGACTGCGATAGTCCTCGGGGAGTTGTCAACCGAGCTGTGATCCGAGGGTGTCCGAATGGGGTAACCCAGCCCGAGTGATGTCGGGTTACCAGCGCCTGAATATATAGGGTGTTGGGGGGAACGCGGGGAAGTGAAACATCTTAGTACCCGTAGGAAGAGAAAACACTGGTGATTCCGTGAGTAGTGGCGAGCGAAAGCGGAAGAGGCTAAACCGTGCGCGTGGGATACCTGGTAGGGGTTGCGTGTGCGGGGTTGTGGGACGTTACTGGAAGACGCTACCGAGTCTTCAGCGTTGCTGTGTCGTGTTAGTCGAACAGGTTGGGAAGCCTGGCCGGAGTGGGTGAGAGTCCCGTAGGCGAAAATGCGATCAGTGCGTGTGGTGGTGTTCCCGAGTAGCAGCGCTTTCGTGGAGGGTGCTGTGAATCTGGCGGGACCACTCGCTAAGCCTAAATACTTCCTGGTGACCGATAGTGGATAGTACCGTGAGGGAATGGTGAAAAGTACCCCGGGAGGGGAGTGAAAGAGTTCCTGAAACCGTGTGCCTGCAAACCGTCAGAGCCTTTGGGTGATGGCGTGCCTTTTGAAGAATGAGCCTGCGAGTTACTGCTGCGTGGCGAGGTTAACCCGTGTGTGGGGTAGCCGGAGCGAAAGCGAGTCTGAAGAGGGCGTTTTTAGTCGCGTGGTGTAGACCCGAAGCGGAGTGATCTACCCATGGCCAGGGTGAAGCGCGGGTAAGACCGTGTGGAGGCCCGAACCCACCAGGGTTGAAAACCTGGGGGATGAGTTGTGGGTAGGGGTGAAAGGCCAATCAAACTCCGTGATAGCTGGTTCTCCCCGAAATGCATTTAGGTGCAGCGTTGCGTGGTTGCTTGGGTGGGGTAGAGCACTGGTTGGTTGATGGGCCTTCGCGGGTTACTGAGATCAGCCAAACTCCGAATACGCCTGAGTTGAGCGTGGCAGTGAGACGGCGGGGGAGAAGCTTCGTCGTCGAGAGGGAAACAGCCCAGAGCATCGGCTAAGGCCCCTAAGTGTGCGCTTAGTGGGAAAGGATGTGGGATCGCCGAGACAACCAGGAGGTTGGCTTAGAAGCAGCCATCCTTGAAAGAGTGCGTAATAGCTCACTGGTCAAGTGGTCCTGCGCCGACAATGTAGCGGGGCTGAAGCGCACCGCCGAAGCCATGCCAATAACACTGTGGTGTTGTTGGGTAGGGGAGCGTCCTGCATGCGGTGAAGCGCCGGAGTGATCCTGGTGTGGAGTGTGTGGGAGTGAGAATGCAGGCATGAGTAGCGAGTGCAGAGTGAGAATCTCTGCCGCCGGATGACCAAGGGTTCCTGGGGAAGGTTCGTCCGCCCAGGGTGAGTCGGGGCCTAAGGCGAGGCCGACAGGCGTAGTCGATGGATAACGGGTTGATATTCCCGTACCCGTGTTGATGCGTCCATAGCGAAACCTTTGATACTAACCATCTTGGTGTGTGTTGATCCTTTGGGTGATATGCGTGCTGGCATGGGACCTGATGGGGCGGTAGTTAAGTGATGGGGTGACGCAGGAGGGTAGCTCTGCCAGTGAGTGGTTGTACTGGTGTAAGCCTGTAGCCCGGTGTGTAGGTAAATCCGCACACCAACAGGGTGAGGGGTGATGCGTAGCCGTTGTGGCGATGTGAGTGATCCCATGCTGTCGAGAAAAGCCTCTAGCGAGTATCTTCACGGCCCGTACCCGAAACCGACACAGGTGGTCAGGTAGAGAATACCGAGGCGGTCGGGTGAACTGTGGTTAAGGAACTCGGCAAATTGCCCCCGTAACTTTGGGAGAAGGGGGGCCACTGCTGGTGAACATCCTTGCGGTGGGAGCTGGTGGTGGTCGCAGAGGCCAGGGAGAAGCGACTGTTTACTAAAAACACAGGTCCATGCGAAGCCGTAAGGCGATGTATATGGACTGACGCCTGCCCGGTGCTGGAACGTTAAGAGGACCCGTGAACCCGTAAGGGTGTAGCGGAGAATTTAAGCGCCAGTAAACGGCGGTGGTAACTATAACCATCCTAAGGTAGCGAAATTCCTTGTCGGGTAAGTTCCGACCTGCACGAATGGCGTAACGACTTCTCCGCTGTCTCGACCACAGGCCCGGTGAAATTGCAGTACGAGTAAAGATGCTCGTTTCGCGCGGCAGGACGGAAAGACCCCGGGACCTTTACTATAGCTTGGTATTGGTGTTTGGTTCGGCTTGTGTAGGATAGGTGGGAGACTGTGAAGCATTCACGCTAGTGGGTGTGGAGTCGTTGGTGAAATACCACTCTGGTCGTTCCGGGCATCTAACTCGGGTCCGTGATCCGGATCGGGGACAGTGCCTGGTGGGTAGTTTAACTGGGGCGGTTGCCTCCCAAAGAGTAACGGAGGCGCCCAAAGGTTCCCTCAGCCTGGTTGGCAATCAGGTGTTGAGTGTAAGTGTATAAGGGAGCTTGACTGTGAGACTGACGGGTCGAGCAGGTGCGAAAGCAGGGACTAGTGATCCGGCACTGGCTGGTGGAAGCGGTGTCGCTCAACGGATAAAAGGTACCCCGGGGATAACAGGCTGATCTTGCCCAAGAGTCCATATCGACGGCATGGTTTGGCACCTCGATGTCGGCTCGTCGCATCCTGGGGCTGGAGTTGGTCCCAAGGGTTGGGCTGTTCGCCCATTAAAGCGGCACGCGAGCTGGGTTTAGAACGTCGTGAGACAGTTCGGTCCCTATCCGCCGCGCGCGCAGGAGACTTGCGGAAGGCTGTCCCTAGTACGAGAGGACCGGGACGGACGAACCTCTGGTGTGCCAGTCGTTCTGCCAAGAGCGTGGCTGGTTGGCTATGTTCGGGAGGGATAACCGCTGAAAGCATCTAAGCGGGAAGCCTGTTCCTAGATGAGGTCTCCCACCCTTTGTGGGTTAAGGCCCCCAAGAGATGATTGGGTTGACAGGCCAGATATGGAAGCACGGTAACGTGTGGAGTTGACTGGTGCTGATAGGCCGAGGACTTGCTCACAAAGATTGCTACGCACCCACTATACGGTTCTGGGACAACAACCAGAACCTATTTGATAATAGAACATGTGTCATTCGTGTTCTGACGCCTGGTTTCCTGTCGTTTTCGGCGGGTTGAGGGTTGTCGGTGGCGATGGCGGGGAGGGTCCGCCCGGTCCCATTCCGAACCCGGTAGCTAAGCTCCCCAGCGCTGATGGTACTGCACTCGACAGGGTGTGGGAGAGTAAGACACCGCCGACACACTATTTGAAGGGGCCCCTTCTTCCATTCCGGAAGAAGGGGCCCCTTCTCATTTCTGCATCCCATTGCGCGTCAAGGCCGGTGGTAATGGTCGGCGGATGACCGACCATTACAACCCGCGACTCATGAAGTCAGCTTGCGCCGGAGCAGTTCGAAGCACAGCACCGCCGCGGCGCTGGCGACGTTGAGCGATTCCACGCCTCCAGCCATCGGAATGGCCAGCGGCTGCGCGATGCGAGTCTGCACGTCCTCCGAAAGCCCGGCGGTCTCGCTGCCCAGCACGAACACCGCGCGCGACCCGAAGTCGGCGTCGAAGATGCTCTCCTCTGCGGACGCCTCCAGTGCGAACAGCGGATAACCCGCCTCGCTCAGCATTTCCGCTGCCTCACCGGCCGTCCTGGTCCGCAGCACCGGGGCGTGGAACGCTACGCCGGCCGAAGCCTTGATAACCAGCGGATCGAGGCTGGCGACCCCGCGGTGCGGCACCACGATTCCGTCGATCCCGGCCGCGGTCGCGGTGCGCAGGATCATCCCGACATTCGCCGGTGTCGTCAGACCGTCGAGCAGCAGAATGGTTTGCGGCGCGCGCGCAGGCTCGGCGAGCGCGTCCGAGAGCGGCCGCATCTTCCGCGCCACCACGTCGGCCACCACGCCCTGGTCGTGCCGACCGTTCCCGGCCAGCACCTTCACCCGGTGCGCGCTCGCCCGCTGGATCTTCACCGCACGGTCGGCGGCGGCGTCCTTGATCTCCTCGATGATCGGCCCGCGCAGCCCCTCGGCGAGGATCACCTTGTCCACGCGCAGGTCGTGGTCCGCCAACGCCTCCAACACCGGCTTTCGGCCGTAGACGGTGACGAATCGATCTTTCGGGGAAACTTCGCTGGTCACGCTTCTAAGTGTCACATGCGCTCCCACGCCCTCCTCGACTGGAACCCTCGGGATCGGGCCGGTTGTGTGCCAGGATCGCGGTCATGTCCGATCGTCTCTCCGCAGTCGACGCCTCCTTCCTCTACCTGGAGGACTACACGACGCCGATGCACGTCGGCGGCGTCGCGGTGTTCCGGCGCCCGCGTACTGGGTTCGACTACGACAAGGTGCTGGCGCTGATCGACCGCCGCCTGGGCCTCGTGCCGCGCTACCGGCAGCGGGTGATGCAGGTTCCGGGTGGGCTCGTCCGCCCGGTGTGGGTGGACGACCAGGACTTCGACATCACTTACCACGTGCGTCGCTCGGCGCTGCCCAAGCCGGGCAACGACGA
This genomic interval carries:
- a CDS encoding TrmH family RNA methyltransferase — encoded protein: MTSEVSPKDRFVTVYGRKPVLEALADHDLRVDKVILAEGLRGPIIEEIKDAAADRAVKIQRASAHRVKVLAGNGRHDQGVVADVVARKMRPLSDALAEPARAPQTILLLDGLTTPANVGMILRTATAAGIDGIVVPHRGVASLDPLVIKASAGVAFHAPVLRTRTAGEAAEMLSEAGYPLFALEASAEESIFDADFGSRAVFVLGSETAGLSEDVQTRIAQPLAIPMAGGVESLNVASAAAVLCFELLRRKLTS